A region from the Candidatus Thiothrix putei genome encodes:
- a CDS encoding efflux RND transporter periplasmic adaptor subunit, whose product MKMLPKWLLIVGLSALSACGSSEQIQPAASAQVQIALQTTTVNAIVTPELYYLDGHVEAVNESTISAQTSGVIEKLFYDVDDYVEPGKVIARIKSKNQQAGVEQAQASLDEAQARYSEAQTDFKRVSEIYAKRLVPKADLDAAQAGLKAAEARLAAAKAQVTQAGEQLGYTTLIAPYGGIVTKRHVQLGEAVNPGTPIMTGISLDKMRVVVEVPQRLIGKVRQEKKAFVFQDGSNKSLAVESLTFFPYADPKTNAFKVRIDLKEGAQDLFPGMFVKVAFVIGQQENVVSIPESAVVVRSEVIGVYVINEDGKPALRQIRLGKKLDDNNISVLAGVDAGETIALDPVQAAISLKQQAAEAKHDE is encoded by the coding sequence ATGAAAATGTTACCAAAGTGGTTACTGATCGTCGGATTGTCGGCATTATCGGCTTGCGGGAGTTCTGAGCAAATACAGCCAGCCGCTTCCGCACAGGTACAAATTGCCTTGCAAACGACCACGGTTAACGCGATTGTTACACCGGAGTTGTATTATCTGGATGGTCATGTTGAAGCGGTTAATGAAAGTACTATCTCGGCGCAGACCAGTGGTGTTATCGAAAAACTGTTTTACGATGTGGATGATTACGTAGAACCGGGCAAAGTGATTGCGCGGATCAAATCCAAAAATCAGCAGGCTGGAGTAGAGCAGGCGCAAGCTTCACTGGATGAAGCACAAGCACGTTATAGCGAAGCACAAACAGATTTTAAACGTGTCAGTGAGATTTATGCGAAACGCCTCGTGCCCAAAGCTGATTTGGACGCAGCTCAAGCAGGGTTAAAAGCGGCGGAAGCGCGGTTAGCTGCGGCTAAAGCACAAGTTACCCAAGCGGGCGAACAATTGGGTTATACGACACTAATTGCCCCTTACGGGGGGATCGTGACGAAACGCCATGTGCAGTTAGGCGAGGCTGTCAATCCTGGTACGCCAATCATGACCGGTATTTCACTGGATAAAATGCGAGTGGTTGTCGAAGTACCCCAGCGTTTAATTGGAAAAGTTCGTCAGGAAAAGAAAGCCTTTGTGTTTCAGGATGGCTCTAATAAATCGTTGGCTGTTGAGTCCTTGACCTTTTTTCCTTACGCGGATCCTAAAACCAATGCGTTTAAAGTCAGGATTGATCTAAAAGAGGGCGCACAAGACTTGTTCCCCGGTATGTTTGTTAAAGTGGCTTTTGTCATTGGGCAGCAAGAAAATGTGGTGAGTATTCCAGAAAGTGCTGTGGTGGTACGTAGTGAAGTCATTGGCGTGTATGTCATCAATGAAGACGGCAAACCTGCATTACGTCAAATCCGTTTGGGAAAAAAGCTGGATGACAACAATATCAGTGTATTAGCCGGTGTCGATGCCGGTGAAACCATCGCACTTGATCCTGTACAAGCAGCCATTTCCCTGAAGCAACAAGCAGCGGAGGCAAAACACGATGAGTGA
- a CDS encoding YfbM family protein, with translation MGVHLHLAAISDFNISRLMAHPQLIWTLVTAETRFPASRYALEPEGITLRETLGEYWHGIHYLLCGQGWNGQLPGAFLLDGGSYVGDVDLGYGPARTFDSGEVKHITQALVNKTPETLRQHFDTNQMLDEDIYPPIWDGNAQALDACLQRFQAMQHFMRHVAENDLGLAVYLQET, from the coding sequence ATGGGTGTACATTTACATCTTGCTGCCATTTCTGATTTCAATATCAGTCGTCTCATGGCACATCCGCAACTTATCTGGACTTTAGTCACGGCTGAAACCCGCTTTCCTGCATCACGCTATGCTCTAGAGCCTGAGGGCATCACTCTGCGAGAAACCTTGGGTGAATACTGGCATGGCATCCACTACCTCCTATGTGGTCAAGGCTGGAATGGTCAGTTACCGGGTGCTTTTTTGCTGGATGGCGGCAGTTATGTGGGCGATGTGGACTTGGGCTATGGCCCTGCCCGAACATTTGATTCAGGTGAAGTCAAGCACATTACCCAAGCGCTAGTGAATAAAACACCGGAGACATTACGCCAGCACTTTGATACCAATCAAATGTTGGATGAGGATATTTACCCGCCAATATGGGATGGTAATGCTCAAGCGCTGGACGCTTGCCTCCAGCGCTTCCAAGCGATGCAGCATTTTATGCGACATGTCGCCGAAAATGACCTTGGTTTAGCTGTCTATTTGCAAGAAACGTAA
- a CDS encoding CheR family methyltransferase, with the protein MSEYLGNRIARYKIQIFGTDLYDGVLTIARQARYSKASVAGIEQRILDKYFIQKDGEYQLTQTIRNMVLFARHDLVRDPPFSHLNLVSCRNVLIYFNQTLQRNVLESFHYGLEPDGIMFLGKSETIGGSDRLFVTVDRKSRIYRRRSDIKGHLPYLLQNRSLREQRNQHYSNNLRDKPRAKLQDSIDKLLVNIYQPACIMLDDRQEIVYVRGNVDPYLGFAEGRAALGVLDLIRTELRQDLRGLIYKARRTDEAISSRRINFTLNGEPVRIVMRTRHFPAGKLTDTEVSVVIFEVLPPNDYPITPEQEALSVSDALRIKELEEELREVRESLQTTIEELETSNEELQSTYEEAQSTYEEAQSTNEELYTSSEELQTSNEELQSTNEELRTVNQEVSVKSSELETANLQLKNTNEQLLHEIEERKWAEARLEIERAKLDTIFQS; encoded by the coding sequence CTGTCAGAATACCTCGGCAACCGCATTGCCCGGTATAAAATACAAATTTTCGGCACTGATTTATACGATGGCGTATTGACTATTGCGCGTCAGGCACGTTATTCCAAAGCCTCCGTGGCCGGTATTGAACAACGTATTCTCGACAAATATTTCATTCAGAAAGACGGTGAATACCAACTGACCCAGACCATTCGTAATATGGTGCTGTTTGCACGTCATGACTTAGTACGCGACCCACCTTTCTCACACTTGAATTTAGTATCCTGTCGTAATGTATTGATTTATTTCAATCAAACATTGCAGCGCAATGTATTGGAATCCTTCCATTACGGTTTAGAACCTGATGGCATTATGTTTCTCGGCAAATCTGAAACCATTGGTGGTAGTGACCGTTTATTTGTCACCGTGGATCGTAAATCACGTATTTATCGCCGCCGCAGCGACATTAAAGGACACTTACCCTATTTATTGCAGAATCGTTCACTCCGTGAACAACGCAACCAACATTACAGCAATAATCTCCGCGATAAACCCCGAGCTAAATTACAAGATTCCATCGACAAGCTGTTAGTCAATATTTACCAACCTGCCTGCATCATGTTGGATGACCGTCAGGAAATTGTGTATGTTCGAGGAAATGTTGACCCTTATCTTGGTTTTGCGGAAGGTCGGGCGGCCTTGGGGGTACTGGATTTAATTCGTACCGAATTGCGTCAAGATTTACGTGGTCTGATTTACAAAGCGCGGCGTACCGATGAAGCAATTAGCAGTCGCCGTATTAATTTCACCCTTAATGGTGAACCAGTCCGCATCGTCATGCGTACCCGTCATTTCCCAGCGGGCAAACTCACTGACACTGAAGTTAGCGTCGTCATTTTTGAAGTATTGCCCCCCAACGACTACCCAATCACTCCAGAACAAGAAGCATTAAGCGTCAGTGATGCGTTGCGTATCAAAGAATTGGAAGAAGAACTGCGTGAAGTTCGTGAAAGTTTGCAAACCACGATCGAAGAATTGGAAACCTCGAACGAAGAATTGCAATCCACCTACGAAGAAGCCCAATCCACCTACGAAGAAGCCCAATCCACCAATGAAGAACTCTACACCTCCAGTGAAGAATTGCAGACATCCAATGAAGAGCTGCAATCCACTAATGAGGAATTGCGCACGGTTAACCAAGAAGTTAGCGTCAAAAGCAGTGAGCTTGAAACCGCTAACTTGCAATTAAAAAATACCAACGAACAGTTACTACACGAAATCGAAGAACGCAAATGGGCGGAAGCTCGTCTGGAAATTGAACGCGCTAAGTTGGATACCATTTTCCAAAGCTAA
- a CDS encoding efflux RND transporter permease subunit gives MSEPKLGISGGIAKKFLITEITPLLALVGLLLGLFAVMVTPREEDPQINVTFANVFIPFPGASAEQVESLVSTPAEQVLSEIEGLEHIYSTSMPGMSVLTVQYKVGQDRTDALVRLYNKVASNQDWLPQNLGVGTPLIKPKGIDDVPIVALTLWTEDDKRGAYELNQVAHAIESELKRVPGSRDIYTIGGPQQIVHVLLDAEKLAGHGISLADLRNALHASNSARDAVSLVNNNEEIQVQAGTFLMDAAEVGELMVGVFDGKPVFLNDVAEVKRTSDSPEAYVTFGTGSAASHKELQAGIHTPAVTIAVAKQPGTNAVDIANSVIDRFEKLRGTFVPEGVNVTVTRNYGETAQAKSEKLIHKLIIETIAVALLIWFALGWREALIVGAAVVITLAVTLFASWAYGFTLNRVSLFALIFSIGILVDDAIVVVENIHRHMQQGGKKLLDVIPVAVDEVGGPTILATFTVIAALLPMAFVSGLMGPYMSPIPINASMGMLISLAVAYVVTPWMTGKMLANVDFSLHHHDNNKLHGFFSRIMSPFLDDKKGGKRRTTLFAVITLLIVLSASLAVFKLVVLKMLPFDNKSEFQVILDMPEGTSLEQTSRVLNEMSEYLGKVDEVTDYQIYAGTAAPINFNGLVRQYYLREGSNIGDIQVNLTDAHGRERQSHEIALDVRPPLQDIAKKYNANVKVVEVPPGPPVMSPIVAEVYGLDYPGQIAVAKQVRGIFEQTQDIVDIDDSVEYPQKRLVVQVDRRKAALLGVSQDTIASAIDTVLRGEDVVFLHGKGIKYAVPIRVEFPVALKDKMDSVLALRVRSQAGELVPMSELVSVQETTREHSIYHKDLLPVVYVTGDMAGTTDSPLYGMFEIFSGIKELSVYDNPINQFFVAQPDDPYLYGMKWDGEWQVTYETFRDMGIAYGVGMILIFLLIVAQFRSYMVPLVIMSPIPLTIIGVMPGHALLGMQFTATSMIGMIALAGIIVRNSILLVDFINEQVRSGMDLKDAVINSSAVRAKPIALTALAAMVGAFFIIDDPIFGGLAVSLIFGILVSTVLTLVLIPLMYYMYARNRLATIVGGAI, from the coding sequence ATGAGTGAGCCAAAGTTGGGCATTTCAGGGGGAATTGCAAAGAAATTCCTGATCACGGAAATCACACCTCTGCTGGCATTGGTTGGTTTGCTATTGGGTTTATTTGCCGTCATGGTGACGCCTCGTGAGGAAGATCCACAGATCAATGTGACATTTGCCAATGTGTTTATCCCGTTTCCGGGGGCTAGTGCTGAACAGGTAGAAAGTTTGGTTAGTACACCTGCTGAACAAGTGCTGTCTGAAATTGAGGGGTTGGAACATATTTATTCCACCTCCATGCCGGGTATGTCGGTTTTAACCGTGCAATACAAAGTGGGGCAGGATCGAACGGATGCACTGGTGCGTTTATATAACAAAGTTGCTTCCAATCAAGACTGGTTGCCACAAAATCTTGGCGTGGGTACGCCACTGATCAAGCCGAAAGGAATTGATGATGTACCGATTGTTGCGCTGACATTGTGGACCGAAGATGATAAACGCGGTGCTTATGAATTGAATCAAGTGGCACATGCCATTGAATCCGAACTCAAGCGCGTACCCGGATCGCGTGATATTTACACGATTGGTGGCCCGCAACAAATTGTTCATGTCTTGCTGGATGCTGAAAAACTTGCTGGTCATGGTATCTCGCTGGCAGATTTGCGGAATGCGCTACACGCCAGTAATTCTGCTCGTGATGCTGTTTCCTTGGTGAATAACAACGAGGAAATTCAAGTACAAGCCGGTACATTCCTGATGGACGCGGCAGAAGTAGGGGAGCTGATGGTCGGTGTCTTCGACGGCAAACCTGTTTTCCTTAACGATGTTGCGGAAGTAAAACGTACTTCTGATTCGCCGGAAGCTTACGTCACTTTTGGAACAGGTAGCGCAGCATCACATAAAGAATTGCAAGCAGGTATCCATACCCCAGCCGTCACCATTGCTGTTGCCAAGCAGCCTGGAACGAATGCAGTCGATATTGCCAATAGTGTCATTGATCGCTTCGAAAAATTGCGGGGGACGTTCGTGCCAGAAGGTGTGAATGTCACTGTCACGCGTAATTACGGCGAGACAGCTCAGGCGAAGTCTGAAAAGCTGATTCACAAACTCATTATTGAAACCATCGCAGTAGCCTTGTTGATTTGGTTTGCTTTAGGGTGGCGGGAAGCCCTGATTGTGGGTGCTGCGGTGGTGATTACCTTAGCGGTAACCTTGTTTGCATCATGGGCTTATGGTTTCACCTTAAATCGGGTTTCGTTGTTTGCGTTGATTTTCTCTATCGGTATTTTGGTCGATGATGCCATTGTGGTGGTGGAAAATATTCACCGTCACATGCAGCAAGGTGGGAAAAAGCTGTTGGACGTGATTCCAGTAGCCGTCGATGAAGTAGGTGGCCCTACCATATTGGCAACGTTTACGGTGATTGCAGCGTTGTTGCCCATGGCATTTGTATCGGGATTAATGGGGCCTTATATGTCGCCGATTCCGATCAATGCCAGTATGGGGATGCTGATTTCATTGGCAGTCGCTTACGTAGTGACACCTTGGATGACAGGAAAAATGTTGGCCAACGTTGATTTCAGCCTCCATCATCACGATAACAATAAGTTGCACGGTTTTTTCAGTCGTATCATGTCCCCATTTCTAGACGATAAAAAAGGTGGTAAACGTCGCACGACCTTGTTCGCAGTCATTACTTTATTGATCGTGTTATCTGCCTCCCTAGCAGTATTCAAGCTAGTAGTACTGAAAATGCTGCCTTTCGACAATAAATCCGAATTCCAGGTGATACTGGATATGCCGGAAGGTACCTCATTGGAGCAAACGTCGCGGGTACTGAATGAAATGTCAGAGTATTTGGGGAAAGTCGATGAGGTAACCGATTACCAAATTTATGCAGGAACCGCTGCACCCATCAACTTCAATGGTTTGGTGCGTCAATACTATTTACGCGAAGGCTCTAATATTGGTGATATTCAAGTCAATCTAACGGATGCTCACGGACGTGAACGTCAAAGTCATGAAATCGCTTTAGATGTACGCCCACCTTTGCAAGACATTGCTAAAAAGTACAATGCCAATGTGAAAGTAGTCGAAGTGCCACCGGGACCACCGGTGATGTCACCAATTGTGGCTGAAGTGTATGGTTTGGATTATCCGGGACAAATTGCGGTTGCCAAGCAGGTTCGAGGTATATTTGAACAAACCCAAGACATTGTGGATATTGATGATAGTGTCGAATACCCGCAAAAGCGTTTGGTGGTACAAGTCGATCGTCGTAAAGCGGCGTTGCTAGGTGTATCCCAAGATACGATTGCTTCTGCTATTGATACGGTATTGCGTGGTGAAGACGTAGTGTTTTTACACGGTAAGGGTATTAAGTATGCAGTACCGATTCGCGTCGAGTTTCCGGTAGCATTGAAAGATAAAATGGATTCGGTACTGGCATTGCGTGTACGTAGTCAGGCGGGTGAGTTAGTGCCGATGTCTGAATTGGTCAGTGTGCAGGAAACCACACGGGAACATTCCATTTATCACAAAGATTTGCTGCCGGTTGTGTACGTGACCGGTGATATGGCAGGGACAACAGACAGCCCGCTGTATGGCATGTTCGAGATCTTTAGTGGCATTAAAGAACTGTCCGTGTATGATAATCCGATTAATCAATTCTTTGTTGCGCAGCCGGATGACCCTTATTTGTATGGGATGAAATGGGATGGTGAATGGCAAGTGACTTACGAAACCTTCCGCGATATGGGGATTGCTTACGGGGTAGGAATGATTCTGATCTTCCTGTTGATCGTGGCACAATTCAGGTCGTATATGGTTCCGCTAGTCATCATGTCGCCCATTCCGTTAACCATTATCGGTGTTATGCCGGGTCATGCATTGCTGGGAATGCAATTTACTGCAACCTCAATGATCGGCATGATTGCGCTTGCTGGGATTATCGTCCGCAACTCCATCTTGTTAGTCGATTTCATTAATGAACAAGTGAGAAGCGGCATGGATTTGAAAGATGCGGTGATTAATTCAAGCGCAGTACGTGCCAAACCTATTGCATTAACCGCATTGGCGGCCATGGTCGGTGCATTCTTTATTATTGATGATCCAATTTTTGGTGGACTCGCCGTATCATTGATTTTTGGTATATTGGTATCCACGGTATTGACACTGGTACTGATTCCGCTGATGTATTATATGTACGCCCGCAATCGTTTAGCTACTATTGTGGGTGGGGCGATTTAA
- a CDS encoding SpoVR family protein, which yields MTEHATENNREQRCISTSSEWTFETIEAYDREIARIARDKFKLDTYPNQIEMIRSDQMMDAYASIGMPVFYNHWSYGKHFVNVEQNYSRGRMGLAYEIVINSNPCIAYLMEENTMTMQALVIAHACYGHNSFFKGNYLFRTWTDAEAIIDYLMFAKKYISQCEERYGVEQVELLLDSCHALMNYGVDRYKRPAPISAAEEQNRQQERELYIQQHLNDLWRTLPHRGREREEERAARHFPEDPQENLLYFIEKNSPSLDIWQREIIRIVRKVAQYFYPQRQTQVMNEGWATFWHYTILNEMYDEGLVNEGFMMEFLTSHTNVVMQPGFDSPYYSGINPYALGFAMMSDIRRICENPTEEDKRWFPDIAGGDWLSTLDQVMRNYRDESFILQFLSPKVIRDFRFFALEDDDRKNTIDVAAIHNDEGYRRVREMLSLQYNLSQQEPDIQIYKVNVRGDRSLTLQHVLNERRPLNNDVNEMLRHVHQLWGYDVHLHSVEPDGRTVRSFHLVGEHY from the coding sequence ATGACTGAACATGCAACCGAGAATAACCGTGAACAACGTTGTATTTCGACCAGTTCGGAATGGACGTTCGAAACCATTGAAGCGTATGACCGTGAAATTGCTCGCATTGCCCGCGATAAGTTCAAGCTGGATACTTACCCCAATCAGATTGAAATGATCCGTTCTGATCAGATGATGGATGCGTATGCCTCAATCGGGATGCCGGTGTTTTACAACCATTGGTCGTATGGCAAGCATTTTGTCAATGTGGAGCAGAACTACAGTCGGGGACGCATGGGCTTGGCGTATGAAATCGTCATCAATTCCAACCCCTGTATTGCGTATTTGATGGAAGAAAATACCATGACCATGCAAGCGTTAGTGATTGCGCACGCTTGTTATGGGCATAACTCGTTTTTCAAAGGCAATTATTTGTTCCGTACCTGGACAGATGCAGAAGCAATCATCGACTATCTGATGTTTGCGAAAAAATACATCAGTCAGTGTGAAGAGCGTTATGGTGTTGAGCAAGTCGAGTTACTGCTGGATTCTTGTCATGCTTTGATGAATTACGGGGTAGACCGTTATAAACGCCCTGCGCCCATTTCAGCGGCGGAAGAACAAAACCGTCAGCAAGAGCGCGAGTTATACATTCAGCAACACCTCAATGATCTGTGGCGTACTTTGCCGCATCGTGGACGTGAGCGTGAAGAAGAGAGGGCTGCGCGGCATTTCCCCGAAGATCCGCAAGAAAATTTGCTGTATTTCATTGAAAAGAACTCACCATCTTTGGATATTTGGCAACGTGAAATTATCCGTATCGTGCGTAAGGTGGCGCAATACTTTTACCCGCAGCGGCAAACACAGGTGATGAATGAGGGTTGGGCAACCTTTTGGCATTACACCATTCTGAATGAAATGTATGACGAAGGTTTAGTCAACGAAGGGTTTATGATGGAGTTTCTTACTTCACATACCAATGTGGTGATGCAGCCCGGTTTCGATAGCCCGTATTACAGTGGGATTAATCCTTATGCATTGGGATTTGCGATGATGAGCGATATTCGCCGCATCTGTGAAAATCCAACCGAAGAAGATAAGCGCTGGTTCCCTGATATTGCGGGTGGTGATTGGTTGAGTACCCTGGATCAGGTGATGCGCAATTACCGTGATGAAAGTTTCATCTTGCAATTCTTATCCCCTAAAGTGATACGCGATTTCCGCTTTTTTGCGTTGGAAGATGATGATCGCAAAAATACCATTGATGTAGCGGCTATTCATAATGACGAGGGGTATCGGCGGGTGCGGGAAATGTTATCGCTGCAATACAATTTGAGTCAGCAGGAGCCGGATATTCAAATCTATAAAGTGAATGTACGCGGTGATCGTTCGCTGACCTTGCAGCATGTGTTGAATGAGCGCCGCCCTTTGAACAACGATGTGAATGAAATGTTACGCCACGTGCATCAGCTTTGGGGGTATGACGTTCATTTACATTCGGTAGAACCCGATGGGCGTACCGTGCGAAGTTTTCATCTGGTTGGCGAGCACTACTAA
- a CDS encoding chemotaxis protein CheB, giving the protein MPILARETKLPIAELQHNQPIQTGMFYIVPPAMDAFYASGRFHLEKATGIGPKPSVDRLFASLAENHGRHSLGIILSGTGTDGTHGIRAIKAEGGITIAQLESTARFDSMPHSAIGTGHVDLALPPEDIAQQIHDMLAQPDISFLFASKPEPSEDEIQEILRMLLDQTGTDFRDYKRNTLLRRIERRMTVHKCKQLSEYAAYLKQKPEELYELHNDILISVTSFFRDTDAYQALRRVIEDVVPEGGHEIRVWVSGLCHG; this is encoded by the coding sequence GTGCCTATCCTAGCACGCGAAACCAAACTCCCCATTGCTGAATTGCAACACAATCAACCCATCCAAACAGGGATGTTTTATATTGTCCCACCGGCGATGGATGCGTTTTATGCAAGTGGGCGTTTTCATCTGGAAAAAGCCACCGGTATTGGCCCCAAACCCTCTGTTGATCGTCTGTTTGCCTCATTGGCAGAAAATCATGGCAGGCATTCCCTCGGCATCATTCTTTCTGGAACCGGCACGGATGGCACACACGGTATTCGTGCGATCAAAGCCGAAGGCGGCATTACCATTGCGCAACTCGAATCCACTGCCCGATTTGACAGTATGCCGCATTCTGCTATCGGCACGGGGCATGTTGATCTGGCACTGCCTCCTGAAGATATTGCCCAGCAAATCCACGACATGCTGGCGCAGCCGGATATTTCATTCTTATTTGCCAGCAAGCCAGAACCAAGTGAAGATGAGATTCAGGAAATCCTGAGGATGCTGCTTGATCAGACCGGTACGGACTTTCGCGATTACAAACGCAATACCTTGCTACGCCGTATCGAACGCCGCATGACGGTACACAAATGCAAGCAATTGAGTGAGTACGCTGCTTATCTGAAACAAAAACCTGAAGAATTATACGAACTGCACAATGATATTCTGATTTCTGTGACTAGTTTTTTCCGTGATACGGATGCCTATCAAGCCTTACGGCGGGTGATTGAAGATGTTGTGCCTGAGGGTGGGCATGAAATTCGGGTGTGGGTAAGCGGGTTGTGCCACGGGTGA
- a CDS encoding DUF4124 domain-containing protein — protein MKKAIFMPVVLLTAIFMTTHAAADMYKWTDKNGEVHYTQTPPPPEANGKNIEDDIRLSTGKLGNVIPKENSISEPKDGLEQARQDGEKSDQKHREFCAQQAEALKKMTANALIKWKDEQGERFLTAEEKTTKMKEIQKNIDSMCKPEMFSKSNNKSTSQTEKAVDARLTDDTDETSELNPNNTTPDAASVAGNATENQTNKATAAMLPATD, from the coding sequence ATGAAAAAAGCAATCTTTATGCCAGTCGTCTTACTAACAGCCATATTTATGACAACCCATGCGGCAGCAGACATGTACAAGTGGACGGATAAAAATGGAGAAGTCCACTACACCCAAACTCCCCCGCCACCAGAAGCAAATGGCAAGAATATTGAAGACGATATACGCCTTTCCACAGGTAAACTCGGCAATGTTATTCCTAAAGAGAATAGCATATCAGAACCCAAAGATGGGTTAGAACAAGCACGTCAAGACGGCGAAAAAAGTGATCAAAAGCATCGTGAGTTCTGTGCTCAACAAGCTGAAGCACTCAAAAAAATGACAGCAAATGCATTAATTAAATGGAAAGATGAGCAAGGTGAACGTTTTCTGACAGCAGAAGAAAAAACCACCAAAATGAAAGAGATTCAGAAAAATATTGACAGCATGTGCAAACCAGAGATGTTTAGTAAAAGTAACAACAAATCAACCAGCCAAACTGAAAAGGCCGTTGACGCACGTCTTACTGATGACACCGATGAAACCTCAGAACTCAACCCCAATAATACAACACCTGATGCTGCAAGCGTTGCTGGCAATGCAACAGAGAATCAAACAAATAAAGCAACAGCAGCTATGTTACCAGCAACTGATTGA
- a CDS encoding response regulator: MNYEPTVFIVDDDPAVRDSLRWLLESMRLKVATFGSAEDFLKFYTMHMVGCLILDVRMPGMSGLQLQQFLTKQKYALPILFITGHGDIPMAVRAMQAGAMYFLEKPFEDQVLLDYVHEALALDVENQQSRIRLTMTQARIANLTEREREVMELVIDNHSNKEIATKLGVSIKTVEFHRSHMMDKMHATSLIELVNMAREATDNEKI; the protein is encoded by the coding sequence ATGAATTACGAACCTACCGTCTTTATTGTTGATGATGATCCAGCCGTGCGTGACTCTTTACGTTGGTTGTTAGAGTCCATGCGCTTGAAAGTAGCGACATTTGGCTCAGCCGAAGATTTTCTCAAGTTTTATACAATGCACATGGTGGGCTGCTTAATTTTAGATGTACGGATGCCAGGTATGAGTGGCTTGCAATTACAGCAATTCCTGACCAAGCAAAAATACGCATTGCCCATTCTCTTTATTACCGGGCATGGTGACATTCCAATGGCAGTACGAGCCATGCAAGCAGGTGCAATGTATTTCTTAGAAAAACCGTTTGAAGATCAAGTATTGTTGGATTATGTGCACGAAGCATTAGCTTTAGATGTTGAAAATCAACAATCCCGCATCCGTTTAACCATGACCCAAGCACGTATCGCTAATCTGACCGAACGTGAGCGCGAGGTGATGGAGTTGGTGATCGACAACCATTCCAATAAAGAAATTGCCACCAAACTGGGCGTCAGCATTAAAACAGTGGAGTTTCACCGCAGTCACATGATGGATAAAATGCACGCCACGTCACTGATTGAATTAGTGAACATGGCGCGTGAAGCGACCGATAACGAAAAAATCTAG
- a CDS encoding ATP-binding protein yields MIDEGTGLPEDFANKIFRPFYTSKKSGMGMGLPISSSIIEAHGGKLEAINNATKGATFSFTLPLTGTNRK; encoded by the coding sequence GTGATTGATGAAGGCACTGGCCTACCTGAAGACTTTGCCAATAAGATTTTCCGTCCTTTCTATACCAGTAAAAAAAGCGGTATGGGCATGGGGCTACCTATCAGCAGTTCCATCATTGAGGCTCACGGTGGTAAGCTTGAGGCCATTAATAATGCCACTAAAGGCGCTACTTTTAGTTTCACCTTACCGTTAACAGGAACTAACCGTAAATGA
- a CDS encoding PAS domain S-box protein encodes MDGTIQEVNPAGPLIMEAKNPEQLIGHSLKDFVFPEYQADVDACITQISQTGEFHAREVKVRTFKGNVRWLEIRPVLIHLDNDELRIMSIIVDHTDRMIAQQLLADRQQELAHIMRLNTLGEMASGIAHELNQPLSAIANYIRGCELRMKSNECSMTDIVDVMQLVSTQVRRAGEILRYAKDFTRKDQDVEWQEHDINQIIEGVNKSAVNLMPPQRCFANNASIAGFPA; translated from the coding sequence TTGGATGGCACGATTCAGGAGGTGAACCCAGCGGGACCATTGATTATGGAGGCTAAAAATCCAGAACAGTTGATCGGGCACTCGCTTAAAGATTTCGTTTTTCCTGAATACCAAGCGGACGTGGATGCCTGTATCACCCAAATCAGTCAAACTGGCGAATTTCACGCCCGTGAAGTCAAGGTTAGAACCTTCAAAGGCAATGTACGCTGGCTGGAAATACGCCCAGTGTTGATTCATTTGGATAACGATGAATTGCGCATTATGTCGATTATTGTAGACCACACTGATCGCATGATTGCCCAACAATTATTGGCTGACCGTCAACAAGAGCTGGCGCATATCATGCGCTTAAATACCCTAGGTGAGATGGCTTCTGGCATCGCTCATGAACTGAATCAACCTTTATCCGCGATTGCGAACTACATTCGTGGTTGTGAATTACGCATGAAAAGCAACGAATGCAGCATGACGGATATTGTCGATGTCATGCAATTAGTCAGCACTCAAGTACGACGGGCAGGTGAAATTCTACGTTATGCCAAAGATTTTACCCGCAAAGATCAGGATGTCGAATGGCAAGAACACGATATTAACCAGATCATTGAGGGTGTGAACAAAAGTGCGGTAAACCTCATGCCGCCTCAGCGGTGTTTCGCCAATAATGCTTCCATTGCTGGTTTCCCCGCATGA